Genomic DNA from Coffea arabica cultivar ET-39 chromosome 7e, Coffea Arabica ET-39 HiFi, whole genome shotgun sequence:
gTATTCTTTAAGCTCAGCAAATAGCTGCAATCTTACTTGAGGGCCCTTAGCACGATGTAAGCATTAGGAAGAATAGCAGATTAAGAGTTTTAATAGCTTTGCTGATGGAGCTCGTATAATCAGAGATGATGTTTTATGGACCCTTTTATTTGTAGACTGGGATCTGCTGCATAAGGCCTGTTGGCAGAAAAGTTACATGGTACAAACAGATTTTCCAAGTTTGCGACGACATAAATGTACACATAAGCATATATTTCTTGTCAAAGCAATACATCCTGAATGATTTACAATCACATATACCTGCTATACTGTGCTTTAAGCAGTTAACTTCGTCTAAGCCACAAAGATTAGGCACTGGTCAAGCATGCATTTACGTGGGTATTATTTGAATGGGACTACACATGCCTCAGAATACCAGACATTCTCTTTATTCTTGTGGATGGTTTTGAATTGTCATTGTGCCTTAATACTATATCGATGACAAATTAACTTCAAGAGACTTTAAGAAGACAACTACCACCTTGTTTGTTGGATTTTTGCATTCCAGCCATAGACTCACCTATCACGTATTTATTCTTCCTATGCCCCCAGCAGCCCCACTCATTTTCTGCCTCTATATCAGCTGAATTGCCTTCAGTATGGGCAACAGAGTACTCATGATGAAGTCTGTCCAAATGGAGCAGCAACAAAGCTCTAGCAGTGACTCTGATGGCACTGATCAAGCTCGTGGTTATAGTATTATAGTTCCAGGGAACCTCATTGCAACAACAGATGGCTTTGAAAAGAAAGAGCATTCATGGTAACGACCCTAGGATCTCATTGAAGCTCAAGATTGGTAACCATTATAATCCTCTAGTTTGTCTAGGAGTATGAATGAACCAATAGTTCCTGCtacaaaaagttttttttttgtttttccaatcTCTGGCAATTATGTTAACTTGTGCAGGTTTGCTCTCTCTCCAATTCCATCAGATCTATCTATTCAGGTTGAAGACATCACCTTTTGTGTTCACAAGGTAACATGAGACAAAACCAAACTTATCAGTTTTGCTTTGAATCCTTTCAGTAAAATGCTTCACTGGTAATGAAAATCGAATTCACAGCAGAATGATAACTAAACTGGCGAAGTTTTGTAACCTACAACGCAGTGTACAAGATCAGGGAAAGTGCAAGGTTCAATTAAACAGCCATTTTCAAACTATGTGCAATATTATTCCTGCACCTTGTTTCTAAATTTAGAAATACACAAAATAATCAAGTAATGCTACAGCATTTGTAAATGTCTTCTTTTGTTTCACCATGCAGTTTATACCACCTATGTCATTTTGCTAAATGTTCTCTTTTTACTTCTCCAGTTTCCAAAGCATCTACATAATCAGAGATGCTCCTATAGAAAGGTTAATTGCACAAAAGGGAGGGCAAAAAGAGGAAAGAAGAATCTGAAATATGGAGAGACAACTTGCATAATAAATATACTTAAAAACAGTTTTAAGAGAGACTGCAGCTGAATGAAGGTTTTGATAACTGAAAATAACCAGAGAGCTCTTGCATGTAAAGGTAGTAAACCTTGATGAGGAATATCTATAAACATACAACTAAATGACTCGAAAAAATCTTACATTTTACCTACAAATGAAACAGTCTAAAACTATGTTTCTGTACTAATGGCAACCGAGTACACCATACATGTGTACAATGTAGACATTTTAGTAATTAGACTATATCTCAATTAAGTTGTGCTTTCATGAGGAACAACCATTTCATCTTACTTATCCTCCTGGAACAGTATCCTTTAGTCGCAAGGTGTGGCTACCTAAATAGACTCGAACTCGAGCCTTCAAATCCAGATTTAGGTTATGATCTCAAACTCGAAAACTTTCCAGGTGGATCAGAAACATTTGAACTCGTCCTGAAATTCTGTTATGACCTGCCAATAGGCTTAAACCCCAATAATGTAGCAGCACTAAGATGTGCTTCAGAATTTCTGGAGATGACTGAATCACTAGAAGATGGAAATCTCATCTCCAAGACTGAAGCTTTCTTTACGTTTGTGGTCCTTTCTTTATGGAGAGACTCAGTCACTGTCCTCAAATCATGTGAAAAGCTGTCTCCATGGGGTGAAAACCTTCAGATTGTTCGAAGATGTTGCGACTCAATTTCATGGAAAGTATCTCGAGAAAACTCAGCCACAGTGGAGAACATCAGTGAAGAAGATTGGTGGTTTGAGGATGTGGCTACTCTTCGCATTGATCACTTCATAAGGATCATAGTAGCCATAAGAGCAAAAGGGACAAAATCAGAAAGTATAGGTTCATGTATCATGCGATACGCAGAAAAATGGTTGCCAGATATAGATGCAggtaaagcaataaaaagacGTGGATATAGTCAAAATGAGGTACAATGGAGTGTCACAACTGGCAAGAGCCTGGAAGGGGTCATTGGACAGAATAAGGAGCATAGAATGATCATAGAGAGTCTAGTAAGTATACTGCCACCTCAGAAGGAAGCTGTTTCTTGCAAGTTCCTTCTGTGGATATTGAAGATGGCCCTAGTGTTTTCAATATCCCCAGCTTTAATCTCAGAGCTCGAGAAAAGAGTTGGAATGGTTTTGGAAAAAGCAAATGTGAATGATCTGCTGATACCAACTTATACAGTAGGAGATCAAGGGAAGATGGTAAAGTGAGTTCCAACCTTCTCTTTAGCTCAACTTCAAGATTTAATTGTCTAAGAAGATGTCTATATAGTACTTCCAAACCCTTTTTCAAAAGTATACTTTCCAAGTAAAATGATAAGTTCCTCTAAATGTTCCCCACATTATGTTGGTTACCCAGGATGACCAATGACTGGACAATGCACAACATAGACGTTGTCCAAAGGATTTTGGAGTACTTCTTGATATATgaacagcagcagcagctgcTGCTGCAACAAAATCCAGGGACATTGACTGTTGGCAAACTCCTTGACAACTATCTAGCAGAAGTTGCAAGAGATCCCAATCTCTCCATCTCTAAGTTTCAAGTTTTAGCTGAATCTTTGCCTGAAAATGCTCGAACATGTGATGATGGTCTCTATAGAGCCATTGATACTTATCTCAAGGTTATCAGTCTACCTTTTCCAATTCTAAATCCATTATATTTCCATAAAATATATTACCATATTTGAGACACTAACAATCTGGTTTCCTACAGACTCATACTTCACTATCAGAACAAGACCGCAGAAGGCTAGGCAAAATCATGAACTGTGAGAAGCTGTCAATTGACGCATGTATGCATGCAGCACAAAATGACAGGCTGCCCCTACGAACTGTAATCCAGGTAACTGCAGTAAATAATCTGGAAAAGACATTGTTATGGCAGCACCCAGCCTCTAGGCAAATGGCATAATGAGCCTTTTGTGCTGTAAAATGCACCTAATTTTTTAAGATACAAGCACATATCTTAATCTCATCATGACTCTTTACATATctgaaaatttcagcttcatATGACAGGACTTAGTTAAATAGTTAGACATTTAACAAAGATATGAGAAACTGATAGGAAGCTCAGTTTTCCAGGCAAGGCTGCAAGCAATCTAATTTGTGCTAAAATCTTGACAACTATAAAAACTTATCGGTTTTTACTGTTCAGGCATGTCATTTTATCAACACAAAGAAAGCTGACATTTTAAGTGAAAGAGGAAAAATTAAGCAGTTGAAGAAGTATTTTGAATAATCTCTTCAATTTGATCAGAAGAATCATCTCATAAGCTGTTATGTCGTTCTCATCATCTCATAAGCTATTatgttgcctttttttttcaaggtttGGCATCAATAgataattttctaaattttgttcATAGCTACACGTGGGTGTCTTGCACTAGATTTCTAACTcagtaataaaaaatataaacttAAAAGACCTGCACTGCTGCACGCCTCATAACATATATCATGATTGAAGCAAAACTCTTGATACATCTTGATACAAAGGTACTAAAGTATGATGGTAAATGACAAGGATAATGTCCAGG
This window encodes:
- the LOC113701715 gene encoding BTB/POZ domain-containing protein DOT3 isoform X1, with the translated sequence MMKSVQMEQQQSSSSDSDGTDQARGYSIIVPGNLIATTDGFEKKEHSWFALSPIPSDLSIQVEDITFCVHKYPLVARCGYLNRLELEPSNPDLGYDLKLENFPGGSETFELVLKFCYDLPIGLNPNNVAALRCASEFLEMTESLEDGNLISKTEAFFTFVVLSLWRDSVTVLKSCEKLSPWGENLQIVRRCCDSISWKVSRENSATVENISEEDWWFEDVATLRIDHFIRIIVAIRAKGTKSESIGSCIMRYAEKWLPDIDAGKAIKRRGYSQNEVQWSVTTGKSLEGVIGQNKEHRMIIESLVSILPPQKEAVSCKFLLWILKMALVFSISPALISELEKRVGMVLEKANVNDLLIPTYTVGDQGKMVKMTNDWTMHNIDVVQRILEYFLIYEQQQQLLLQQNPGTLTVGKLLDNYLAEVARDPNLSISKFQVLAESLPENARTCDDGLYRAIDTYLKTHTSLSEQDRRRLGKIMNCEKLSIDACMHAAQNDRLPLRTVIQVLFSEQVKMRDIIQGKDNCDDNPDQDGSWLCTKKEVNTLKAELDIVKAKMEELQTDYFELQQEYEKLNNKHKSLSSWTFKWMKIKKSSLAQAKTVEEEADDGHPRSHSGHKTKFHRRVSIS
- the LOC113701715 gene encoding BTB/POZ domain-containing protein DOT3 isoform X2, translated to MMKSVQMEQQQSSSSDSDGTDQARGYSIIVPGNLIATTDGFEKKEHSWFALSPIPSDLSIQVEDITFCVHKYPLVARCGYLNRLELEPSNPDLGYDLKLENFPGGSETFELVLKFCYDLPIGLNPNNVAALRCASEFLEMTESLEDGNLISKTEAFFTFVVLSLWRDSVTVLKSCEKLSPWGENLQIVRRCCDSISWKVSRENSATVENISEEDWWFEDVATLRIDHFIRIIVAIRAKGTKSESIGSCIMRYAEKWLPDIDAGKAIKRRGYSQNEVQWSVTTGKSLEGVIGQNKEHRMIIESLVSILPPQKEAVSCKFLLWILKMALVFSISPALISELEKRVGMVLEKANVNDLLIPTYTVGDQGKMVKMTNDWTMHNIDVVQRILEYFLIYEQQQQLLLQQNPGTLTVGKLLDNYLAEVARDPNLSISKFQVLAESLPENARTCDDGLYRAIDTYLKTHTSLSEQDRRRLGKIMNCEKLSIDACMHAAQNDRLPLRTVIQNR